The Mycobacterium seoulense genome has a window encoding:
- a CDS encoding isocitrate lyase/PEP mutase family protein, producing the protein MDSDGGVGAHFRRLHQEGCFVIPNPWDAGSAIALEKLGFPALATTSAGLCFARGLPDTVTALSVDEALENIAEIVAAVSLPVNADFQAGYASDSEALAQNVARCVATGVAGLSIEDGTGLADSPLFEPAEATDRVRAARAAIDESGADVVLTGRAECFLYGHPDPLAEAIRRLQAYAEAGAEVLFAPGIRTRTDIATLVDAVAPYPVNVLMSSDTGLTVTDLGKLGVRRISLGSAFSRVAWGAFLAAARKLVEDGSFAGLTQAASFDELNALFTG; encoded by the coding sequence GTGGACTCAGACGGCGGCGTTGGAGCGCATTTTCGTCGGCTACATCAAGAGGGGTGTTTTGTCATCCCGAACCCGTGGGATGCCGGCTCGGCAATCGCCCTGGAAAAGCTTGGCTTTCCCGCGCTGGCCACGACGAGCGCCGGGCTGTGCTTCGCGCGCGGCCTGCCCGACACGGTGACCGCGCTCTCCGTCGACGAGGCGCTGGAGAACATCGCCGAAATAGTGGCCGCGGTCAGCCTGCCCGTCAACGCGGACTTCCAGGCCGGCTACGCCTCCGACTCCGAGGCGCTCGCCCAGAATGTGGCGCGCTGCGTGGCCACCGGCGTGGCCGGGCTGTCGATCGAAGACGGCACGGGTCTCGCCGATTCGCCGCTCTTCGAACCGGCCGAGGCCACCGATCGCGTCCGCGCCGCGCGTGCGGCGATCGACGAGTCGGGAGCCGACGTCGTGCTGACCGGCCGCGCCGAATGCTTCCTCTACGGCCACCCCGACCCCCTCGCCGAGGCCATCAGGCGGCTGCAGGCTTACGCCGAGGCGGGAGCTGAGGTGCTCTTCGCGCCGGGAATCCGCACGAGGACGGACATCGCGACTCTCGTCGACGCCGTGGCGCCATACCCGGTCAACGTTTTGATGTCGTCCGACACGGGGTTGACGGTGACCGACCTCGGAAAGCTGGGGGTGCGGCGGATCAGCCTCGGGTCGGCTTTCAGCCGGGTCGCGTGGGGTGCGTTTCTGGCCGCCGCGCGCAAGTTGGTGGAGGACGGGTCGTTCGCGGGACTGACCCAAGCGGCGAGCTTCGACGAGCTGAACGCGCTGTTCACCGGGTAG
- a CDS encoding DUF2510 domain-containing protein gives MPSEQAPPPPQSAPGWYPDPAGVGHGLQRYFDGTNWTSDWAFATEPSKKGDSGKAALALAALGALVLLVVIGRNWVFDEKKDIPSSSSATAAPPAPTEAAPSTPAGPKKPDGVTFTVAPGPNGDVVDARFAIRDNYTEQMIKDGARMDTIDILKYARATYPDASAVNVQGTFPMTDPYGNTSTQVAIDLTYSRATLNKINFDGITKASIWEIRDSGTILPAFQP, from the coding sequence ATGCCGTCTGAACAGGCCCCGCCCCCGCCGCAATCGGCGCCGGGCTGGTACCCCGATCCCGCGGGGGTAGGCCACGGGCTACAACGGTACTTCGACGGCACCAACTGGACCAGCGATTGGGCTTTCGCCACGGAGCCGTCGAAGAAGGGCGACTCCGGAAAGGCGGCCCTGGCCCTGGCGGCACTGGGCGCCCTCGTCCTCCTGGTCGTCATCGGCAGGAACTGGGTTTTCGACGAGAAGAAGGACATCCCGTCGAGCAGCTCGGCCACGGCCGCACCGCCCGCACCGACCGAGGCGGCGCCGTCGACGCCGGCCGGTCCCAAGAAGCCGGACGGCGTCACCTTCACCGTTGCGCCGGGCCCGAACGGCGACGTGGTCGACGCGCGATTCGCCATTCGAGACAACTACACCGAGCAGATGATCAAGGACGGCGCCCGGATGGACACCATCGACATTCTCAAGTACGCGAGAGCCACGTATCCCGACGCGTCCGCCGTGAACGTGCAGGGCACCTTCCCGATGACCGACCCGTACGGCAACACCTCGACCCAGGTCGCCATCGATCTGACGTATTCGCGAGCAACGTTGAACAAGATCAACTTCGACGGCATCACCAAAGCCAGCATCTGGGAGATTCGCGATTCCGGCACGATCCTCCCGGCGTTTCAGCCGTAG
- a CDS encoding ferredoxin: MRLRIDLDACQGHSRCALAYPEIFDVDDDAKAFVHVDSVPPEWEDKALIAIANCPERAISMDE, encoded by the coding sequence ATGCGTTTACGGATAGACCTCGATGCCTGCCAGGGTCACAGTCGCTGTGCCTTGGCCTATCCCGAGATTTTCGACGTCGACGACGACGCAAAGGCATTCGTTCATGTCGACAGCGTTCCCCCGGAATGGGAAGACAAAGCGCTGATCGCGATTGCGAACTGCCCTGAGCGCGCCATCAGCATGGACGAATGA
- a CDS encoding GAP family protein — protein sequence MWGSVLGLGILAALNPVRLGLALLMISRPRPGPNLLAYWVGGLTVCVPELLAPLMLLNFTSAFGSFRHGSAGPAASSTLPHIQIGLGVLRLSIAALMAVRFWTRRRAEARATSRSTPGPGAPIAVPRFLSRAQDVSPEDRSGLRRLLHRAHRAWEKGSLWIAWVIGLASVPVDGVLFILAIIVASRAAVATQVSASIAFVLLMYSVVEMILVGYVAAPARTHAVLRQLHDWVRAYHRQILVTVFTVVGVTQLAQGMQIL from the coding sequence ATGTGGGGGTCAGTGCTGGGGTTGGGAATTCTGGCGGCGCTCAATCCGGTGCGCCTCGGCCTTGCCCTCCTGATGATCTCCAGGCCGCGACCCGGGCCGAACCTGCTGGCCTACTGGGTCGGTGGTCTGACCGTATGCGTGCCCGAGCTGCTCGCGCCGCTGATGCTGTTGAACTTCACGTCCGCGTTCGGATCGTTCCGGCATGGTTCGGCCGGCCCGGCGGCGAGCTCCACCCTCCCGCACATCCAAATTGGCCTCGGGGTGCTCAGGTTGTCGATCGCCGCGCTGATGGCGGTGCGCTTCTGGACGCGTCGGCGGGCGGAGGCGCGCGCGACCTCGAGGTCGACGCCGGGCCCCGGGGCGCCGATCGCGGTTCCACGATTCCTGAGCCGCGCACAAGACGTCTCCCCCGAGGACCGCTCCGGACTCCGGCGGCTGCTCCACCGCGCCCACCGCGCGTGGGAGAAGGGGTCGTTGTGGATCGCGTGGGTCATCGGCTTGGCGTCGGTGCCGGTCGACGGGGTTCTCTTCATTCTCGCGATCATCGTGGCGTCGAGGGCTGCGGTCGCCACGCAGGTCAGCGCCTCCATCGCGTTCGTGCTGCTGATGTATTCCGTCGTCGAGATGATCTTGGTCGGCTATGTGGCCGCGCCGGCCCGAACCCACGCGGTATTGCGTCAGCTGCACGACTGGGTGCGGGCTTACCACCGGCAGATCCTGGTGACGGTATTCACGGTGGTCGGAGTGACACAGTTGGCCCAGGGCATGCAGATCCTCTGA
- a CDS encoding cyclic nucleotide-binding domain-containing protein gives MKADEKQYEEDARRLRQYATFANFSDAELQRLARAAHRTSTSAPLPLIHEQTPSDSCYILLSGEVGVYVGRDRIAVLGPGEVIGESALHRGKLRSATVTTIGPAEVLRIERDDLARLLDDIPALREIIDASVARHVPVDLPPKPKPERTKLGASVRTELVERFEQAADSAGVDVATALEDAITQWIERNGTA, from the coding sequence ATGAAGGCCGACGAAAAGCAATATGAGGAAGACGCTCGCCGGTTGCGCCAGTACGCAACCTTCGCGAACTTCTCGGACGCTGAACTGCAGCGTCTCGCCCGAGCGGCTCACCGCACTTCGACGTCGGCTCCATTGCCGCTGATTCATGAGCAGACGCCGTCGGACTCCTGCTACATCCTGCTCAGCGGCGAGGTGGGCGTGTACGTCGGGCGGGACCGCATCGCCGTGCTCGGGCCGGGCGAGGTGATCGGCGAATCGGCGCTCCACCGTGGGAAACTGCGTTCTGCGACCGTAACGACGATCGGGCCGGCTGAGGTACTGCGTATCGAGCGCGACGATCTCGCCAGATTGCTCGACGACATCCCGGCACTTCGCGAAATCATTGACGCGTCTGTCGCGCGACACGTCCCGGTAGACCTGCCCCCGAAGCCAAAACCGGAGCGCACGAAATTGGGCGCTTCGGTCCGCACCGAGCTGGTCGAGCGGTTTGAGCAGGCCGCCGACAGCGCCGGTGTGGACGTCGCGACCGCGCTCGAAGACGCGATCACTCAGTGGATCGAACGGAACGGCACAGCGTAG
- a CDS encoding DUF4189 domain-containing protein has translation MFKPLASAVVLAVCAVELAAPAQAQGGGYIVIAGSDSTHAVEVTVGSNTASLGDVEAYAMSHCAERHGATDCHVLAEGRGGCVALSDNGHGLVGGWGPTRNAAGAAAAARVVSGQANVDGTRCVVDPDLVSSARNFSFVATQ, from the coding sequence GTGTTCAAGCCTCTTGCGTCCGCCGTTGTTCTTGCTGTCTGTGCTGTCGAGCTGGCCGCACCGGCACAGGCCCAGGGTGGTGGGTACATCGTGATCGCGGGCTCGGATTCCACCCACGCTGTCGAAGTCACGGTTGGCAGCAACACGGCCAGCCTCGGCGACGTTGAGGCGTACGCGATGAGTCATTGCGCCGAGCGGCATGGCGCAACCGATTGCCACGTTCTTGCCGAGGGCCGGGGTGGCTGTGTGGCCCTGTCGGATAACGGCCACGGCCTGGTCGGCGGCTGGGGCCCCACCCGCAATGCCGCCGGCGCCGCGGCGGCGGCCAGGGTGGTGTCGGGGCAGGCAAACGTCGACGGCACTCGCTGCGTCGTCGACCCGGATCTGGTCTCCTCTGCCAGGAACTTCTCGTTCGTGGCCACACAGTAG
- a CDS encoding DUF6400 family protein produces the protein MADLNFAYDLTLDEARRRSAVLEAMGDDWDPVAVLAEEETAYDMLYSNLDAEQQRVYDELVRAGVLPSRTADRVTD, from the coding sequence ATGGCCGACCTGAACTTTGCCTATGACCTGACCCTCGACGAGGCGCGTCGACGCAGCGCGGTGCTCGAGGCGATGGGGGACGACTGGGACCCGGTCGCCGTCCTCGCGGAGGAAGAGACGGCCTACGACATGCTCTACTCGAACTTGGACGCCGAGCAGCAGCGGGTCTACGACGAGCTGGTCCGCGCCGGCGTCCTGCCCTCACGGACGGCTGATCGTGTTACCGATTGA
- a CDS encoding MbtH family protein: protein MQSNPFDDDSGKFFVVVNKEEQHSLWPVFTDVPAGWRVVYGEADRAACLEYIEQNWPDIRPKSLRERLAAPGL, encoded by the coding sequence ATGCAGTCCAATCCCTTCGATGACGACAGCGGCAAATTTTTCGTGGTGGTCAATAAAGAGGAACAGCACAGCCTTTGGCCGGTCTTCACCGATGTGCCGGCCGGCTGGCGGGTGGTGTACGGAGAGGCCGACCGCGCCGCGTGCCTCGAGTACATCGAACAGAACTGGCCCGACATCCGGCCGAAGAGCCTGCGTGAGAGGTTGGCCGCTCCCGGTTTGTGA
- a CDS encoding DUF4383 domain-containing protein, whose translation MRWSFAQIGLLIICAFHVVQAVIGFIMNPSFATGPSAPTVQLLGMDYNGWHAVAGLALFAPGLVFAMRKSWAVLYLLLAAIAGALPGIWAFFSHQVAVVFTFPNNVTDAVVHLVTAAVMVAVAAVQIRMDGGLRNSLADLRKAR comes from the coding sequence GTGAGGTGGAGTTTCGCCCAGATCGGGCTGCTGATCATTTGCGCTTTTCATGTCGTGCAGGCGGTGATCGGCTTCATCATGAATCCGAGCTTCGCGACCGGGCCGTCCGCGCCGACCGTGCAATTGCTCGGCATGGACTATAACGGCTGGCACGCCGTCGCCGGTCTCGCCCTGTTCGCTCCCGGCCTGGTGTTCGCGATGCGCAAGTCCTGGGCCGTCCTGTATCTGCTGCTGGCCGCGATAGCCGGTGCGCTGCCGGGCATTTGGGCCTTCTTCTCCCACCAGGTCGCGGTCGTTTTCACCTTTCCCAACAACGTCACCGACGCGGTGGTGCACCTGGTGACCGCGGCGGTGATGGTGGCGGTGGCGGCCGTGCAGATCCGCATGGACGGTGGACTGCGAAACTCTCTCGCCGATCTCCGGAAGGCGCGTTAG
- a CDS encoding aldose epimerase family protein, translating to MITPTAISFLITSCRGGFGTNARSAMRGKRLLQLIALAGATGLAACGNTTTNSTADSGNRSMPAGPPSITSEPFGQVGGTPVIRYTLTSGHGVRVRILTYGGIIQSIEVPDRTGRVDNVVLGFPTLVGYLNNTGPAKTYFGAIIGRYGNRIAKGSFPLNGNEYHLPTNNNGNSLHGGTAGFDTKVWQATQQNGGDSVSLKLQYVSPAGEMGYPGMLTTTVTYTLGQNNELRIDYHATTDAPTVINLTNHSYFNLAGEDTLDVYDQKVTIYADNYLPTDPTQIPTGQIAPVKGTPFDFTSPTAIGAHISADDPQLLLARGYDHNWVINRGNNSGPVVAARAEDPKSGRTLTVSTTEPGLQFYTSNFIDGTFTGTSGHTYRQGAGFTMETQHYPDSPNHPTFPSTTLNPDQTYDSTTVLAFSAR from the coding sequence GTGATCACGCCGACGGCCATATCCTTCCTCATCACGAGCTGCCGGGGTGGTTTCGGTACCAATGCGAGGAGCGCGATGCGCGGGAAACGGCTACTTCAACTGATCGCACTCGCCGGTGCGACGGGGCTGGCGGCATGTGGCAACACGACGACGAACTCCACCGCGGACAGTGGCAATAGATCGATGCCCGCAGGTCCGCCATCAATCACCAGCGAGCCGTTCGGTCAAGTCGGTGGGACCCCGGTGATCCGCTACACGCTCACCAGCGGGCACGGCGTGCGCGTCCGAATCCTGACCTACGGCGGCATCATTCAGTCGATCGAGGTCCCCGATCGCACCGGACGCGTCGACAATGTGGTGCTGGGCTTTCCGACCCTGGTCGGATACCTGAACAACACGGGGCCCGCCAAGACCTATTTCGGCGCGATCATCGGCCGCTATGGCAACCGGATCGCCAAGGGATCTTTCCCGTTGAACGGCAACGAGTATCACTTGCCGACCAACAATAATGGCAACAGCCTGCATGGCGGCACCGCGGGATTCGATACGAAGGTGTGGCAGGCCACTCAACAAAACGGTGGCGACAGCGTGAGCCTCAAGCTCCAATATGTCAGTCCCGCAGGTGAAATGGGCTATCCCGGAATGCTGACGACTACCGTCACCTACACCCTGGGCCAGAACAACGAACTGCGCATCGACTACCACGCGACCACCGATGCGCCGACCGTGATCAACCTGACCAATCACAGCTACTTCAACCTGGCAGGTGAGGACACGCTCGACGTCTACGACCAGAAGGTCACCATCTATGCCGACAACTACCTTCCAACCGACCCCACACAGATCCCGACCGGTCAGATCGCCCCGGTGAAGGGCACACCGTTTGATTTCACATCACCGACCGCTATCGGCGCGCATATCAGCGCTGATGACCCGCAGCTGTTGCTGGCCCGGGGTTACGACCACAACTGGGTGATCAACCGCGGCAACAACAGCGGGCCGGTGGTGGCGGCCAGGGCCGAGGACCCGAAGTCTGGGCGCACATTGACTGTCTCCACGACCGAGCCAGGTCTGCAGTTCTACACGTCCAACTTCATCGATGGGACGTTCACGGGCACCAGCGGGCATACCTACCGGCAGGGTGCGGGATTCACGATGGAAACCCAGCACTACCCCGATTCTCCGAATCACCCGACCTTTCCGAGCACCACGCTCAACCCGGACCAGACCTACGACTCGACAACGGTTTTAGCCTTCAGCGCGCGATGA
- a CDS encoding cutinase family protein, with protein sequence MAARHGACFLASAVVAVSGVSASIVASAIPLASADPCPDVQVVFARGTDDPPGLGPTGQAFIDSLRPRVGANSFDVYPVNYPATHDWTNAGEAGIRDAGAHVVSMAHDCPNTKMVLGGYSQGAAVMGFVTSAVVPAGIDPASVPKPLDPEVANHISSVVLFALPSDKAMNFFGEPPVVIGPLYQAKTIQVCAAGDPICSDGMNFAAHDTYSTNTAMIDQGAAFAASRLGGGSGPAWVAGPGASTSAGGLPGAPG encoded by the coding sequence ATGGCCGCGCGTCATGGCGCCTGTTTTCTTGCTTCCGCGGTAGTCGCGGTGTCGGGCGTAAGTGCTTCGATCGTCGCTTCTGCCATACCGCTTGCCTCCGCCGATCCTTGTCCGGACGTCCAGGTGGTGTTCGCCCGCGGTACCGATGACCCGCCGGGTCTTGGTCCGACCGGGCAGGCATTCATCGACTCGCTGCGCCCGCGCGTTGGCGCAAATTCGTTCGACGTATATCCGGTCAACTATCCCGCCACCCATGACTGGACGAATGCGGGCGAGGCGGGCATCAGGGACGCGGGCGCGCACGTCGTTTCGATGGCACACGACTGCCCCAACACCAAGATGGTGCTCGGCGGATATTCCCAGGGCGCGGCCGTGATGGGCTTCGTCACCTCGGCTGTCGTACCGGCGGGGATCGACCCTGCGAGCGTGCCCAAACCGTTGGACCCCGAGGTGGCTAACCACATCTCCTCGGTCGTGCTCTTCGCATTGCCAAGCGACAAGGCGATGAACTTCTTCGGCGAGCCGCCGGTAGTCATCGGCCCGCTCTATCAGGCCAAGACCATCCAGGTATGCGCCGCCGGCGATCCGATCTGCTCCGACGGGATGAACTTCGCCGCACATGACACGTACTCGACCAACACGGCAATGATCGACCAGGGTGCGGCGTTTGCGGCCAGTCGCCTTGGCGGAGGTTCCGGCCCGGCGTGGGTTGCGGGTCCGGGCGCGTCGACGAGCGCCGGCGGGCTTCCAGGCGCTCCCGGCTGA
- a CDS encoding alpha/beta fold hydrolase, with the protein MDAELKRWLDSGEYFDYLGFDIFYRVEGSGPPLLLIHGYPFNSFDWARIWPTLSQRFTVIAPDMIGMGFSAKPVAYEYSVTDHADMHEALLAHLGIGSAHILAHDIGDSVGQELLARHEFGQQTYGEWHIDSITWLNGGMFIEAYTPRAAQKLMSGTPLGDIFSHVQNSPVSRRLLEPTLREMFGPNTKPTRHMMDVFNQILDYHDGRRVLHKVGRFINDRYTHRNRWVRAMRQTAVPMRLIDGPVDPNSGAHMARRYAEVIPEPNVVMLAHDIGHWPQIEAPDAVLTHFLAHIDRVAAD; encoded by the coding sequence ATGGACGCTGAACTCAAACGCTGGCTGGACTCCGGGGAGTACTTCGACTACCTCGGGTTCGACATCTTCTACCGAGTGGAGGGCAGCGGACCGCCATTGCTGCTGATTCACGGATATCCGTTCAATTCCTTTGACTGGGCCCGCATTTGGCCTACGCTGTCCCAACGGTTCACCGTGATCGCCCCGGACATGATCGGCATGGGGTTCTCCGCCAAGCCCGTGGCCTACGAGTACTCGGTGACGGACCACGCCGACATGCACGAAGCTTTGCTGGCGCACCTCGGCATCGGCAGCGCGCACATTCTGGCCCACGACATCGGCGACTCCGTGGGCCAGGAGTTGTTGGCCCGTCACGAGTTCGGCCAACAAACGTACGGCGAGTGGCACATCGACTCGATCACCTGGCTCAACGGGGGGATGTTCATCGAGGCCTACACGCCCAGGGCGGCGCAGAAGCTGATGTCGGGCACCCCGTTGGGCGACATCTTCAGTCATGTGCAGAACAGCCCGGTGTCCCGGCGGCTGTTAGAGCCGACGCTGCGCGAGATGTTCGGCCCGAACACCAAGCCGACCCGGCACATGATGGACGTGTTCAACCAGATCTTGGATTACCACGACGGTCGCCGCGTGCTCCACAAGGTCGGCCGGTTCATCAACGATCGCTACACGCACCGCAATCGGTGGGTGCGTGCCATGCGCCAGACCGCGGTGCCGATGCGGTTGATCGACGGGCCGGTCGACCCCAACTCCGGTGCCCACATGGCGCGCCGCTACGCCGAAGTGATTCCCGAACCCAATGTCGTGATGCTGGCCCACGACATCGGGCACTGGCCCCAAATCGAGGCGCCCGACGCGGTGCTGACGCACTTCCTCGCCCACATCGACCGCGTCGCCGCCGACTGA
- a CDS encoding succinic semialdehyde dehydrogenase: MPAPSAEVFDRLRQLAAIKDVTARETKAIDEVFTGRPLTTIPIGTADDVEAAFAEARAAQVEWAKRPVTERVDVIARYRDLVIENRDFLMDLLQAEAGKARWAAQEEIVDLMANANYYARVAADLLKPRKVQSLLPGIGKTTVAYQPKGVVGVISPWNYPMTLTASDSVPALLAGNAVVLKPDSQTPYCALACAELLYQAGLPRALYAIVPGPGSVVGTAIIDNCDYLMFTGSTATGRQLAEHCGRRLIGFSAELGGKNAMIVTRGANLDKAARAATRACFSNAGQLCISIERIYVEKDIADEFTGKFGAAVRNMKLGTAYDFSVDMGSLISAGQLETVTDHVDDAKAKGAKVIAGGKARPDIGPLFYEPTVLTDVAPEMECAANETFGPLVSIYPVADVDEAVEKANDTAYGLNASVWAGSSAEGEQIAARLRSGTVNVNEGYAFAWGSLSAPMGGMGQSGVGRRHGPEGLLKYTESQTIATARVFNLDPPLGIPGTVWQKSLLPVVRTIMKLPGRN; encoded by the coding sequence ATGCCTGCACCGTCAGCCGAAGTCTTTGACCGTTTGCGTCAGCTGGCCGCGATCAAAGACGTCACCGCCCGCGAGACCAAGGCGATCGACGAGGTCTTCACCGGCAGACCTCTGACCACGATCCCCATCGGCACGGCCGACGACGTCGAGGCGGCCTTCGCCGAGGCGCGCGCCGCCCAGGTCGAGTGGGCGAAGCGGCCGGTCACCGAGCGCGTCGACGTGATCGCCCGCTATCGCGACCTCGTCATCGAGAACCGCGACTTCCTCATGGACCTGCTGCAAGCCGAGGCCGGCAAGGCCCGCTGGGCGGCGCAGGAGGAAATCGTCGACCTGATGGCGAACGCCAACTACTACGCGCGCGTCGCCGCCGACCTGCTGAAGCCGCGCAAGGTGCAGTCGCTGCTCCCGGGGATCGGCAAGACCACGGTCGCCTACCAGCCCAAGGGCGTGGTCGGGGTGATCTCGCCATGGAACTACCCCATGACCCTGACGGCGTCCGACTCGGTGCCGGCGCTGCTGGCGGGCAACGCGGTGGTGCTCAAGCCGGACAGCCAGACGCCGTACTGCGCGCTGGCCTGCGCCGAGCTGCTCTATCAGGCCGGGTTGCCGCGAGCGCTCTACGCGATCGTGCCCGGGCCGGGCTCGGTGGTCGGGACCGCGATCATCGACAACTGCGACTACTTGATGTTCACCGGCTCGACCGCCACCGGAAGGCAGCTCGCGGAGCATTGCGGCCGCCGCCTGATCGGCTTCTCGGCCGAGCTCGGGGGCAAGAACGCGATGATCGTCACGCGGGGGGCCAACCTCGACAAGGCGGCCAGGGCGGCAACCCGCGCGTGCTTCTCGAACGCGGGCCAGCTGTGCATCTCCATCGAGCGGATTTACGTCGAGAAAGACATCGCCGACGAGTTCACCGGTAAGTTCGGTGCCGCGGTCCGGAACATGAAGCTGGGCACCGCGTACGACTTCTCGGTCGACATGGGCAGCCTGATCTCCGCGGGCCAGCTGGAAACGGTGACGGACCACGTGGACGACGCGAAAGCCAAGGGCGCCAAGGTGATCGCGGGCGGCAAGGCACGGCCCGACATCGGGCCGCTGTTCTACGAGCCGACGGTGCTGACCGACGTCGCGCCGGAGATGGAGTGCGCGGCCAACGAGACCTTCGGGCCGCTCGTCTCGATCTATCCCGTCGCCGACGTGGACGAGGCGGTCGAGAAGGCCAACGACACCGCGTACGGGCTCAACGCCAGCGTGTGGGCCGGCTCGTCCGCGGAGGGCGAGCAGATCGCCGCACGGTTGCGGTCGGGAACCGTGAACGTGAACGAGGGCTACGCGTTCGCCTGGGGCAGCCTCAGCGCCCCGATGGGCGGAATGGGTCAATCCGGCGTCGGCCGCCGGCACGGCCCCGAGGGCCTGCTGAAGTACACCGAATCCCAGACCATCGCGACGGCCCGTGTGTTCAATCTCGATCCGCCCCTTGGCATTCCGGGGACCGTGTGGCAGAAGTCGCTACTGCCCGTCGTGCGGACGATCATGAAGCTGCCCGGCCGGAACTGA